A section of the Solitalea canadensis DSM 3403 genome encodes:
- a CDS encoding DUF5908 family protein produces MPIEIKELHIKAIITNRDKETNSGASFKQEDINKLKKEITKEVTDKVLRILRQKSER; encoded by the coding sequence ATGCCCATTGAAATCAAAGAACTGCACATAAAAGCCATCATCACCAATCGGGATAAAGAAACCAATTCAGGTGCAAGCTTTAAGCAGGAAGATATAAACAAACTGAAAAAAGAAATTACAAAAGAAGTAACTGATAAAGTACTTCGCATTCTTCGTCAAAAAAGTGAACGATAA
- a CDS encoding GPW/gp25 family protein: protein MDAKRSFLGTGWGFPPQFDDITSAVVMISDVEDINSSLGILLATRQGERVMQPTYGCNLDELVFEPLTTTFKTYIKDLIATAILYYEPRIDVNKIDLDDSEELQGKILITVEYTVRSTNSRFNFVYPYYKTEGTEIRK, encoded by the coding sequence ATGGATGCAAAAAGATCATTTCTGGGAACAGGGTGGGGATTTCCACCGCAGTTTGATGATATAACTTCTGCAGTAGTGATGATCAGTGATGTAGAAGACATTAACAGTAGTCTTGGTATTTTATTGGCTACCAGGCAAGGAGAGCGGGTTATGCAACCAACCTATGGTTGCAACCTCGACGAGCTGGTGTTCGAACCACTTACCACTACCTTTAAAACCTACATCAAAGACCTGATAGCCACTGCAATTTTATATTATGAACCAAGAATAGATGTAAATAAGATAGACCTGGACGATTCTGAAGAATTGCAGGGAAAGATATTGATAACAGTGGAATATACCGTCAGGTCGACTAATTCGAGGTTCAATTTTGTTTATCCGTATTATAAAACAGAAGGAACAGAGATCAGGAAATAA
- a CDS encoding phage tail protein — protein MIEYPPVGFHFLVIFQLFPESPNDSRFQEVSGLDAEIEMESFAEGGQNRFTWQAPKRTRYADITLKRGMFIGSGILLWCRNALENFVFEPVNLTVSLLNEQHVPLQSWYIVNAIPKKWSVSGFNAQENSIVVESITLSYQYFNIISV, from the coding sequence ATGATTGAGTATCCACCGGTAGGATTTCATTTTTTGGTGATATTCCAACTTTTTCCAGAATCGCCAAATGATTCCCGTTTCCAGGAAGTAAGCGGATTAGATGCCGAAATAGAAATGGAATCATTTGCTGAAGGAGGGCAGAACAGGTTTACCTGGCAAGCCCCCAAAAGGACAAGGTATGCCGATATAACACTGAAAAGAGGAATGTTCATTGGATCAGGAATTCTGTTGTGGTGCAGAAATGCATTGGAAAACTTTGTTTTTGAACCTGTAAACCTAACAGTTTCATTGCTTAATGAGCAACACGTTCCACTCCAAAGCTGGTATATAGTAAACGCAATTCCCAAGAAATGGTCTGTATCAGGATTCAATGCCCAGGAAAATTCAATAGTAGTCGAATCAATAACATTGAGCTATCAGTATTTCAATATTATCAGTGTTTGA
- a CDS encoding CIS tube protein: protein MALEFGKIEKLYIQAYKDPDLNEPVGGKFYALINPETYTYKYKIEFCDTQAPGTSGVALKFNKMPPQDFNFDFLFDRTGAFKDAATENSSVSSLTVAEQLDDFKKKIFEYNGEKHRPNYLKIIWGTLLFKGVLIALDIEFKLFKPDGTPLRAIAKCTFKGTVTEELRVAKENSQSPDITHERIITASDRLSLMTHNIYNNQDYYTDVAAFNRLDSFRKIKPGERVLFPRID from the coding sequence ATGGCTCTCGAGTTTGGAAAAATAGAGAAACTATACATCCAGGCCTATAAGGATCCGGACCTAAACGAACCTGTAGGAGGGAAGTTCTATGCGTTAATTAACCCAGAAACCTATACGTATAAATACAAGATTGAATTTTGCGATACACAAGCTCCGGGAACATCCGGAGTGGCGTTGAAGTTCAACAAAATGCCGCCACAAGATTTCAATTTTGATTTCTTGTTTGATAGAACCGGAGCATTCAAAGATGCAGCTACTGAAAACTCATCGGTCTCATCCTTAACAGTTGCAGAACAATTGGATGATTTTAAGAAAAAGATCTTTGAGTATAATGGAGAGAAACACAGGCCAAATTATTTGAAAATCATTTGGGGAACGCTTCTTTTCAAAGGAGTGCTTATTGCATTGGATATTGAATTCAAACTTTTTAAACCGGACGGAACACCTCTACGAGCCATTGCCAAATGCACATTCAAAGGAACGGTAACCGAAGAGCTTAGAGTCGCCAAAGAAAACTCGCAAAGTCCGGATATTACCCATGAACGCATAATAACCGCTAGCGACAGACTTTCACTCATGACACATAACATTTACAATAATCAGGATTATTATACAGATGTGGCAGCTTTTAACAGGCTGGACAGTTTTAGAAAGATAAAACCTGGTGAACGGGTATTATTTCCCAGAATAGATTAA
- the vgrG gene encoding type VI secretion system tip protein VgrG, with the protein MASTDNTVLVEDKMDVVTLLIKVDGEEISRQYHVTSLTILQEINKIPTANLVVIDGEASKQDFSISSTGQFVPGKKIEIELGYFRNGQSDDDKFLFTGIIVTNTHKINNNCCELTIECKDETIKMTVNKSNAHFKKKITASEIAEELLNKNNISTEKVASIDLKHEQLVQSNISDWDFMIGRIDVAGMICVISSAGVKIKQLAIQNPPTNESGEMLKLIHGKNILEFSADKDSRIRSDEVKTLCWDFKEQKVRVSGNDEKIVEEKEDQSKNVSKGFEMRSAAFFTEEEQTVLAKTKKIKQDLSGIKGKVKYIARTDITVLPGDFIELSGVGNAFEGFHFVSAVQQEYTDGCWITEATLGWNEQFFSEQTNPQHSASTTGQPSTVQGLQIGIVTNIEDSDGEYRVQVKLPVVDDKAEGLHARVATLDAGNKRGTFFRPEIDDEVIVGFINDDPSNPVILGMLHSSAKSSPLEPKKNNNEKGYVSRSEIKLLFDDDKKSVIIQTPGSRSFEMNDDSGTITLKDGNGNKIVMGSSGITIEASKEIKIKAGTSLSLEAKKISIKSDTSLEAQGSASVKISGGGATEIKGGVVKIN; encoded by the coding sequence ATGGCATCAACCGATAATACAGTTTTGGTAGAAGACAAGATGGATGTGGTAACCTTGTTGATTAAGGTAGATGGAGAAGAAATATCCCGTCAGTACCATGTTACCTCTTTAACCATTCTTCAGGAAATCAATAAAATACCTACAGCTAATCTTGTTGTTATCGATGGTGAAGCCAGCAAACAGGATTTTTCGATTAGCTCAACCGGACAATTTGTACCCGGAAAGAAAATTGAAATTGAGCTGGGATATTTTAGAAACGGACAATCGGATGATGATAAATTTCTCTTCACCGGAATCATTGTTACCAATACACACAAGATAAATAATAATTGCTGTGAACTAACCATCGAGTGCAAGGACGAAACCATAAAAATGACCGTAAACAAAAGCAACGCTCATTTTAAAAAGAAAATAACCGCTTCTGAAATAGCTGAAGAACTGCTGAATAAAAATAATATATCAACCGAAAAGGTTGCTTCCATCGACCTCAAACATGAACAACTGGTCCAATCCAACATCTCGGACTGGGATTTTATGATTGGAAGAATTGATGTGGCGGGTATGATATGTGTCATCTCCAGTGCTGGAGTTAAGATAAAACAATTAGCAATACAAAATCCGCCAACGAATGAATCAGGAGAAATGCTAAAACTCATTCATGGTAAAAACATACTTGAGTTTAGTGCTGATAAAGATTCTCGAATCCGAAGTGATGAGGTGAAAACCTTGTGCTGGGATTTTAAGGAACAAAAAGTAAGAGTTTCGGGAAACGATGAAAAGATTGTAGAGGAGAAAGAGGATCAAAGTAAAAATGTTTCCAAAGGTTTTGAAATGCGTTCTGCGGCCTTTTTTACGGAAGAAGAGCAAACGGTGTTAGCCAAGACAAAAAAAATAAAGCAAGACTTGTCGGGTATTAAAGGCAAAGTGAAGTACATCGCAAGAACGGATATAACCGTTTTGCCTGGAGATTTTATCGAATTAAGCGGAGTTGGAAATGCCTTTGAGGGGTTTCACTTTGTTTCAGCTGTACAACAAGAATATACCGATGGGTGCTGGATAACAGAAGCGACACTTGGATGGAATGAACAGTTCTTTTCAGAACAAACAAACCCACAACATTCCGCATCCACAACTGGTCAGCCATCAACGGTTCAAGGGTTGCAAATTGGTATAGTAACGAACATTGAAGATAGTGATGGAGAATACAGAGTGCAAGTTAAGCTACCTGTAGTTGATGATAAGGCAGAAGGATTGCACGCTCGTGTTGCAACATTAGACGCAGGAAACAAAAGGGGAACATTCTTCAGGCCCGAGATTGATGATGAAGTAATTGTAGGATTTATCAACGACGATCCTTCAAACCCTGTAATACTCGGAATGCTACATAGTAGTGCTAAATCATCACCTTTAGAGCCTAAGAAGAATAATAATGAAAAAGGCTATGTATCACGTTCTGAAATTAAGCTTCTGTTTGACGATGATAAAAAAAGCGTAATCATACAAACACCGGGAAGCAGGTCTTTTGAAATGAATGATGATAGCGGAACAATTACCCTTAAAGATGGAAACGGCAACAAAATAGTAATGGGGAGTTCCGGAATTACCATAGAAGCATCAAAAGAAATAAAAATAAAGGCAGGCACATCACTTTCACTCGAGGCAAAGAAAATCTCCATAAAATCAGATACAAGTCTGGAAGCGCAGGGGAGTGCATCTGTGAAAATTTCAGGAGGAGGAGCAACAGAAATAAAAGGCGGAGTGGTGAAGATCAACTAA
- a CDS encoding phage tail sheath family protein, with product MNESAIATPGVYINEISVLPPSIAQVSTAIPAFIGYTEKAVDEQGIPLVGIVPVKIFNLKEYEQRFGKAENEKNITVDVTLTTTPSVSVTAVAKLAAAPNAHNMYYALRLYFDNGGGPCYIVSVKPSSTVGISDTDLDNGIKALEAYDEPTLFVIPEGQAIATPATFYALMQKAVNQCAKLQDRFTLVDVVDNTAVDTTTNINNFRTTVGLNKDLNYAAAYYPNLKTNYEYQYLENQVKVKLVKNGGPATNTFLNALLPNESIAYYAARDAIKRTLNPVLPPTPAIAGVIAGTDANRGVWKAPANVPLVSVLDVMDFVTDDEQASMNIDPGTGKSVNAIRPFNGKGIVVWGARTLDGNSSEWRFIPVRRFFIMVEESAKKATAQFVFEPNDANTWTKVRAMIENYLTLLWRQGALAGAKPEHAFFVKCGLGQTMTAQDILDGKLIVEIGMAAVRPAEFIILRFMHKLQES from the coding sequence ATGAACGAGTCTGCTATTGCAACACCTGGTGTATATATAAATGAGATTTCTGTTTTACCGCCTTCGATTGCGCAGGTTTCCACTGCAATACCTGCCTTTATTGGCTATACAGAGAAAGCGGTTGACGAACAAGGAATTCCCTTAGTAGGAATTGTTCCTGTTAAGATTTTCAACCTGAAAGAATATGAGCAGCGCTTTGGGAAAGCCGAAAATGAAAAGAATATTACGGTGGATGTTACACTCACCACCACCCCTTCAGTTTCTGTTACTGCCGTTGCAAAATTGGCAGCAGCTCCCAATGCGCATAATATGTATTATGCACTTCGCCTGTATTTCGATAATGGGGGTGGTCCGTGTTACATCGTTTCTGTAAAACCGTCTTCAACGGTAGGAATTTCAGATACAGATCTTGACAATGGGATCAAGGCGTTGGAAGCATATGATGAGCCAACTTTGTTTGTAATTCCTGAAGGACAGGCTATTGCTACGCCAGCAACTTTTTATGCGCTGATGCAAAAAGCTGTTAATCAGTGTGCAAAATTGCAAGACAGGTTTACATTGGTAGATGTGGTTGACAATACAGCTGTAGATACAACTACCAATATCAATAATTTCAGAACTACAGTAGGGCTAAATAAGGACCTTAATTATGCTGCGGCTTACTATCCGAATCTTAAAACCAACTATGAATACCAATACCTGGAAAATCAGGTAAAAGTGAAGTTGGTGAAAAATGGTGGTCCGGCTACCAACACATTTTTAAACGCTTTACTTCCGAATGAAAGCATTGCCTACTATGCTGCCAGAGACGCTATAAAAAGAACCCTGAATCCTGTGCTGCCGCCAACGCCGGCAATAGCAGGAGTGATTGCAGGAACAGATGCCAACAGAGGCGTATGGAAGGCTCCGGCAAATGTGCCGTTGGTGTCTGTATTGGATGTGATGGATTTTGTTACGGACGATGAACAAGCTTCGATGAACATTGATCCGGGGACCGGTAAATCAGTAAATGCGATCAGGCCATTTAACGGAAAAGGGATTGTAGTGTGGGGGGCCAGAACACTTGATGGCAACAGCAGTGAATGGCGGTTTATTCCGGTTCGTCGTTTTTTCATTATGGTAGAAGAATCTGCCAAAAAGGCTACAGCACAGTTTGTTTTTGAGCCTAATGATGCCAATACATGGACGAAAGTTAGGGCCATGATTGAAAATTACCTTACGCTGCTGTGGCGTCAGGGGGCACTGGCAGGTGCTAAACCGGAACATGCTTTTTTCGTCAAATGCGGACTCGGACAAACAATGACTGCACAAGACATTCTTGATGGAAAACTGATTGTAGAGATCGGTATGGCAGCGGTACGGCCTGCAGAATTTATCATTCTTCGCTTTATGCATAAACTACAAGAAAGTTGA
- a CDS encoding DUF4255 domain-containing protein: MIFPAVNIIQQELSNELSSFPVTVDLGNITEIVNDLSNGANSDIIISLINIEENRISRELDYYVKKDNTILKKNPAIHLYFTLLFTSVKPTSAYGMSLQNLQHVIEFFQKKFVFDHSNTPALHPNIEKLILEMVTLNLQQLHEIWSVLGGKYYPSVMYRVRMVTIDSITDMEGPPVKEIILNF; this comes from the coding sequence ATGATTTTTCCAGCTGTCAATATTATTCAACAAGAATTAAGTAATGAGTTGAGTTCGTTTCCCGTTACAGTTGATCTGGGTAATATCACCGAGATCGTAAATGACCTGTCTAACGGTGCAAATTCAGACATCATCATCTCCTTAATAAATATTGAAGAAAACAGGATTTCCCGTGAACTTGATTATTACGTTAAAAAAGATAACACAATACTGAAAAAGAATCCTGCCATTCACTTATACTTTACCTTACTGTTTACTTCTGTAAAACCAACTTCAGCGTATGGAATGTCATTGCAAAACCTTCAGCATGTGATTGAATTTTTCCAGAAGAAATTTGTGTTCGATCATTCCAATACCCCTGCATTACATCCCAATATTGAAAAACTGATACTGGAAATGGTGACATTGAACCTTCAACAATTGCATGAAATATGGTCGGTATTGGGAGGTAAATATTATCCATCTGTAATGTACCGGGTTCGCATGGTAACCATTGATAGCATTACCGATATGGAAGGACCGCCTGTTAAAGAGATCATTTTAAATTTTTAA
- a CDS encoding PAAR domain-containing protein yields MSLAARVSDMHVCPMVTGVVPHVGGPILPAGVPTVLIGGLPAATVGDMCVCTGPPDLIVKGSSSVFIGGKPAARMGDTTAHGGTIVIGCPTVIIGG; encoded by the coding sequence ATGTCACTGGCAGCAAGAGTATCTGATATGCATGTTTGTCCGATGGTTACCGGAGTGGTACCCCATGTTGGCGGGCCTATACTCCCTGCTGGAGTGCCTACAGTGCTTATTGGAGGGTTGCCTGCCGCAACGGTTGGAGACATGTGTGTGTGTACAGGCCCGCCTGATTTAATTGTAAAAGGTTCATCCTCTGTATTTATCGGAGGGAAGCCGGCAGCAAGGATGGGAGATACAACTGCACACGGAGGAACAATTGTAATTGGATGCCCGACAGTTATAATAGGGGGATAA
- a CDS encoding phage tail protein — MAQYPIPKFHFQVEWGGAKIGFTEVTGLEVSTEVIEYRDGASPEYHKIKMPGMQKFSNITMKRGTFQGDNDYYTWWNTVALNTIERRNVIISLLNENHEPVVVWKIKNAWPVKVQSTDLKADGNEVAIETIELAHEGLTIQNEA, encoded by the coding sequence ATGGCACAATACCCAATTCCGAAATTTCATTTCCAGGTTGAGTGGGGCGGCGCAAAAATTGGTTTCACCGAAGTAACAGGTCTTGAAGTTTCTACCGAAGTAATTGAATATAGAGACGGCGCTAGTCCGGAATATCATAAAATAAAAATGCCCGGCATGCAAAAATTCTCCAATATCACGATGAAGCGTGGCACTTTTCAAGGTGATAATGATTATTACACCTGGTGGAACACGGTTGCATTGAACACAATTGAACGCAGAAATGTGATTATTTCCTTGTTAAATGAAAACCATGAGCCTGTTGTAGTTTGGAAAATTAAAAACGCCTGGCCTGTGAAAGTGCAATCAACTGATCTGAAAGCAGATGGCAATGAAGTTGCAATTGAGACAATTGAATTGGCGCATGAAGGATTAACCATTCAAAATGAAGCTTAA
- a CDS encoding alkaline phosphatase family protein, protein MKKLLLLTFSAFILNIAIAQPKLKTRNIILITLDGFRWQELFKGADSTLINDKDYTTNFGRVSEQFWAETPQERRQKLMPFVWQTIARNGQLYGNRDLNNKVDMTNPHWVSYPGYSEILCGYVDTLIRGNKKRNNPNITLLEFLNNRHEFNGKIAVFGSWDVFPYIINQERSKIPVNAGYAKVEGDHLSTSTKLLNTMQKQVPTVFGGARLDVFTHYQAKEYLIKHHPRVLFIGYGEPDEWAHQGNYEYYLQSVNNIDQFISDIWNYVQSNTFYKDKTTLIITTDHGRGEAQKGKWKSHGINIIGAGEVWLAVIGPDAKPLGEVKSEGQLYSTQIAQTISKLLGINYMNTRSVGKAIDSVIE, encoded by the coding sequence ATGAAAAAGCTACTCCTCCTCACCTTTTCTGCTTTCATCTTAAACATTGCTATTGCCCAACCAAAACTTAAAACCAGGAACATCATACTAATAACTCTTGATGGCTTCCGTTGGCAGGAATTATTTAAGGGTGCAGATTCAACATTGATCAACGATAAAGATTATACTACCAATTTTGGCAGAGTAAGCGAGCAATTCTGGGCCGAAACCCCACAAGAACGCCGACAAAAGTTAATGCCTTTTGTTTGGCAAACGATTGCCCGTAATGGTCAGCTGTATGGAAATCGCGACTTGAATAATAAAGTGGATATGACTAACCCGCATTGGGTATCTTACCCTGGCTATAGTGAAATACTCTGCGGTTATGTAGATACGCTTATCAGGGGTAATAAAAAAAGGAACAATCCGAATATAACGCTCCTTGAATTCTTAAATAACCGCCACGAGTTTAATGGTAAAATAGCCGTTTTCGGTTCATGGGATGTTTTTCCTTACATTATCAATCAGGAACGATCTAAAATTCCGGTCAATGCAGGATATGCTAAGGTTGAAGGAGACCATTTGAGCACATCCACTAAATTACTAAACACCATGCAAAAACAGGTTCCAACGGTATTTGGAGGTGCACGTTTAGATGTATTTACCCATTACCAGGCAAAGGAATATTTAATTAAACACCATCCAAGAGTGTTATTTATTGGATATGGCGAACCTGATGAATGGGCTCATCAGGGAAATTATGAATATTATCTACAGTCGGTTAACAATATCGATCAATTTATAAGTGATATCTGGAATTATGTCCAGAGCAACACATTTTATAAAGACAAAACAACCTTAATTATCACGACAGATCATGGCCGTGGTGAGGCCCAAAAAGGCAAATGGAAAAGTCACGGAATCAATATAATTGGAGCGGGTGAAGTTTGGTTGGCAGTAATTGGCCCCGATGCAAAACCATTGGGTGAGGTAAAATCAGAGGGCCAGTTATACTCCACACAAATTGCTCAAACAATAAGCAAGTTACTGGGGATTAACTATATGAATACCAGGTCGGTTGGAAAGGCTATTGATTCTGTAATTGAGTGA
- a CDS encoding PAS domain-containing protein: protein MIKPIPVNKEVAWDKSKTIMSKTDPRGVIEYANDAFIEVSGYEEHELMGQPQNIVRHPDMPKVIFKILWDNLKAGRNMHAIIKNLAKNGRYYWVITDFEVKLAGGDIVNYYGKRRAVPQPVITDLIEPLYEKLIQIEKVGGVAASEKYFNGFLEEKGKDYNAYIKGIITESDKSGDKKGFFARFFD, encoded by the coding sequence ATGATAAAGCCGATACCAGTTAACAAAGAAGTTGCATGGGATAAATCCAAGACAATTATGAGCAAAACCGATCCCAGAGGTGTGATTGAGTATGCAAACGATGCATTTATTGAGGTGTCGGGCTACGAAGAGCACGAGTTAATGGGCCAACCTCAAAATATTGTCCGCCATCCGGATATGCCTAAAGTAATTTTTAAAATTCTTTGGGATAATTTGAAAGCTGGCAGAAATATGCATGCTATTATAAAAAACCTCGCCAAAAATGGCCGTTATTATTGGGTGATCACAGATTTTGAGGTTAAACTGGCTGGGGGTGATATCGTTAATTATTATGGAAAAAGAAGAGCCGTTCCACAACCAGTAATAACTGATTTAATAGAACCGCTTTATGAAAAGTTAATTCAGATTGAGAAAGTAGGTGGTGTAGCAGCCAGCGAAAAATACTTTAATGGCTTTTTAGAAGAAAAAGGAAAAGATTACAACGCTTACATCAAAGGCATCATCACAGAAAGTGATAAAAGTGGAGACAAAAAAGGATTTTTTGCTCGCTTCTTTGATTAA